TTGCAGCTAACCAAGGTGCGTGATGCTAGCACTACCGAAGAAACCTATATGCAAGTAATTCGCGGTAAAACAGCCATGCTATTTGAAGCCTCAACCCATAGCGCCGCAGTGTTAGCCAACGCCCCCGCCGAACACTGCGAGGCTTTGCGCCTGTTCGGTGATGCTCTAGGTATTGCTTTCCAGTTGGTTGACGATCTATTGGATTACCAAGGCGATGCTGAAACTCTAGGCAAAAATGTTGGCGATGATTTAGCCGAAGGCAAACCGACTCTGCCTTTAATTGTGACGATGCGCGAAGGCACAACCGAACAAGCAGCTCTAGTACGCAGTGCGATTCAAAAAGGTGGCCTTGAAAACCTAGAGGCGATCAGCCAAGCGGTTAATGACTCCGGCGCACTTGCCTACACCGCACAACGCGCACGCCATTACGCCGATCAAGCGATCGCTTATCTATCCCCATTACCTGAGTCAAAATATAAAGCAGCACTCACTGAACTTGCACAGTTCGCCGTTGCCAGAACTCACTAATTCAACCGAAGCAATCAACGACTCTAGCTCACTGAACCTAGGGTCGTTATTTTTTAACTATTATAAGATAAGGGTTCTTCAACAGCCATTTTAACGCTAAAATAACCCGCTTATAGCTTGCGTCATCATTTCTAAGAAATAGGAACTTCAGAATGAGTTTTATCAAAGAATTCAAAGCCTTTGCCGTAAAAGGTAACGTTGTCGATATGGCAGTTGGTATCATTATTGGTGCTGCATTCGGTAAAATTGTCTCCTCCTTTGTTGGCGATGTGATCATGCCACCTATTGGCTTATTGCTAGGCGGTGTTGATTTCTCAGATCTAGCCATCGTGCTCAAAGAAGCCCAAGGCGATACCCCGGCGGTATTACTGGCTTACGGTCAATTTTTACAGACAGTGATTGATTTTCTAATTATCGCATTTGCCGTATTTATGGGAATTAAGGCCATTAACCGCCTAAAGCGTGAAGAAGAAGTG
The sequence above is a segment of the Thiopseudomonas alkaliphila genome. Coding sequences within it:
- the mscL gene encoding large-conductance mechanosensitive channel protein MscL; this translates as MSFIKEFKAFAVKGNVVDMAVGIIIGAAFGKIVSSFVGDVIMPPIGLLLGGVDFSDLAIVLKEAQGDTPAVLLAYGQFLQTVIDFLIIAFAVFMGIKAINRLKREEEVVEEAPADPTPSNEELLLGEIRDLLKQQNTKQ
- a CDS encoding polyprenyl synthetase family protein — encoded protein: MQPQAFYQVVADEFTAVDQLIKQQLNSDVPLVEKIGDYIISAGGKRLRPLLVLLAGNAVNKQDDELLLLAAIIEFLHTSTLLHDDVVDKSDLRRNRATANAKWGNAPSVLVGDFLYARSFEMMVKLASLPVMQIISHATRVIAEGEVLQLTKVRDASTTEETYMQVIRGKTAMLFEASTHSAAVLANAPAEHCEALRLFGDALGIAFQLVDDLLDYQGDAETLGKNVGDDLAEGKPTLPLIVTMREGTTEQAALVRSAIQKGGLENLEAISQAVNDSGALAYTAQRARHYADQAIAYLSPLPESKYKAALTELAQFAVARTH